CCACTTCGAAGCGGCCGCCGGCGCGCACCAACCCCGCCACGGCCTCTTCGGCCGGGCGATATTCCGAATGAGCGACTACCGGATGTTCGGTGGCAAATGCCATGCCACCAGGGTAGAGGCGATCACCGACAAGTGCGTTGGAGCTGGTCTGATCGCTGGCCGCGCCTGCGCCGAACCACATCGGTCACCTGCGTACCAAAGGGAAGGACACAGTGATGCCCCAACGCGCTAGCGGATGCGATAGCGGGTTCAAACGTCACCTACTGGTCCCCGGAGGTTGACCGTCCCGCGCGCCCTTCCCCGGCTATCCCGCGGGCCGCGTCCATGTCCGGGTGACCGGGTCGCATTGCAGCAGGTAGCCGTCGCTCGAGGTGCTCATGGCGAACACCGAGGTGCCCGGCCGGTCACAGGAGCCGCCCGCCGCGTGCACGCCCATCGTGATGGGGGCCTTGGCCCAGCTGCTGCCCTCGCACACGATCTGCTCGTTGTTGGTCGGGTCGTAGGCGACCTTGCCGACGTCGGCGCATACCCCACCGAGCACGGGCGGCGCCGGCGCGGACGCGGTGGTCGAGGTACTGATGACCTGGGTGGGGTCCGCGAGCGTGACCCCGGCCGGCGCGGCCCCCGACCGGGTGGCCACCACCGGCACGCGGACCACCGCTCCCTGGGCGCCGCACTCATTGCTGAGCACGGTCTCGGTCTCCGTGCCGCGCAGCGTGCCGTCGGCCTGCGGCGCCAGCGACCAGGCGACGGTTTCCTGCTGGGTCGCCGGGACGTGTCCGTTCGGCAGGGTGCAGCCCACGCGCAGCTGCTCGGGCGCCCCCTGCCAATAGCCGCCCACGTAGCGCAGGGTGTCGGCCTGGCCGCCGTCGGTGGTGCTGGCGAGTTGGTGGGTGGTCTCGTCCAGCTGGGTCCCGGTGGCCGCGCACCCGTTCGTGGTGCAGGCCGACCGGAACGCCCACCAGTCGGTGGCGGCTCCCCCATGCCGGACGCCGATGCCGTTGGTGGTCCGCTTGGCCTGGTCATAGTCCAGCCGGTAGGTCCCGTTCAGCGCCGGTCCCCCCGCGGTGGGCGCGGCGCTCGCAGCGGGGACGGACGGTTTGGACGCGAGCGCGGGGTTGGGCGACGGCGTGGTGGGCTCGAACGAGTACAGGATCGACCAGGTCGCCGCGACGGCGACGAGCACCGCGCACACCAGCCCCGCCGCCCACCGGCTTTTCGACGAGAACCGGTGGTTCAACGCCGCAAGGGTGGTGCCGGGTCCGCGGCGGCGGGGCGGCGTCAAAGGTGCGGTGCGGGCTCGGGTTTCGGTGGATTGCTCACTGACGGCCGTGGCGAACGCGCGGCACCGCGCGAACCTGTCCTCGGGTCGTTTGGCGAGCGCCGTCGAGAACACGTCGTCGAGTCCCGCCAGCTCCGGCCGAAAGTCGCTGAGCCGGGGAGGCTCTTCGTGCAGGTGCTGGCTGATCACCGCGATCGGGTTGGAATGCTGAAACGGTGGCGCGCCGGTGAGTAGATGGAAAGCCGTTGCGGCCAAAGCGTATTGGTCCGCCCGCCCGTCGATGGGAGCACCCGCAAGCTGCTCGGGCGCGGCGTAGGCCACGGTGCCCACCGCGACATTGGTTTCGGTGATGCCGCTGACATCGCCGAGGTGACGAGCGACACCGAAGTCCGCCAACAGGATTCGGCGTTCCCCGTCGTCAGGATGGGTGAGCAGGATGTTGGCGGGCTTGACGTCGCGGTGCAGCAGGCCACGGTCGTGCGCGTAGTCCAGCGCGCCCGCGACCGCGTGCACGATGGCGCACACCTCGTCGACCGGCATGCCCTCGGGGTGGCCCTCCTTGACCAACCGCGACGCGTCGGTGCCCTCGACATAATCCATCGAGATCCACAGGTGGCCGTTGAAGGCGCCACGGTCGTGGACGCCGACGATATGGGGATGCCACAGCGTCGCCGCGAGATCGGCTTCCCGGTTGAACCTTTCGCGAAACTCGGGATCGGCCGTCACCGCCTCGGCGAGGACTTTGATCACGTCGCGGCGCGGCAGCCGGGGATGCAACGCCAGGTAGACCTCGGCCATGCCACCGGCGCCCAGTTGGCGCAAGATCGTGTAGCCGGCGAACGAGCTGCCATTTCCGACCGCCACGCGCGGCGTGCTGGAGTCGCTGTCTGGTTGCGGCGCTTGCGGTTCCGCGTTCGGCGCGGAACTCACCGGCGGTATCCCGCGAAACAGCTGCCCGATCGGCATCGCGGGCAACGACTGAAAACCCGCGCGCAGGGCGTCACGGGCCTGGCGCGGGTTGCTCAGCAGTCGTCGCCCGGCGCCGATGCGCCGGGTCGTTCGCTTGTGCTCATCCATCAATGCCTTGGCCCCCTCCGTTCGAATAATGCCGCACGGCAGTAGGTGATTCGAATCCGCCGGCTATGAAAGCGCTATGAATAGCCGCGCCAGAAACAAAGGGAAGTCACAGCCGGATCTCATAGAGGCACGGCCGGGGCGGGCCGATACTTGAGTGGTGACTCGACCCGCCCCGCCTCTGTTGACCATTCGGCACGACGGGTCCCAACGATCGTTCGCGGCCGGACACGAAGTGGTCGTCGGACGCGACGCGCAGGCCGACGTGCGGATCGCCGATCCGCGAATCTCGCGGGCGCATCTGATCCTGCGTTTCGATCAAGGCCGCTGGCTGGCAATCGATAACGGCTCGCTGAACGGGACCTATCTGAACGGCTACCGGATGCCGGTCATCGACATCCACGACGGGCAGAGCATTCACGTCGGCAACCCCCGAGGCCCCCACCTGACCTTCGCGATCGGGCCCCGGCAGGGCCAGGCGACCCGCCCGGCCCGCACCCGGCCCAGCCACGATTCCGGGCCGCCGACCCTGGCGTGGTCCGCGCTTGGCGAGCAAACGAATCCGACGCCTCATCGACCCCCACCGGGCCGGGGCGGTCCGCACGGCCCCCGGGCTCGCCCCGGGCCACCACCGCCACGCGTCGCGCCGCCACCGGCGCGCGGCGCACCAGCGGAGGAACTGACCGTCATCGATCCCGGCTCGCCCGCGAGGTTTCGGGCCGCTCCGGCAACGGAATTCACGGTGATCGACGCCAAGACCGCCGACGTGTCGAACCTGGCGACGCGTTTTGTGAGATTGCTCTCGCCGCGCGCGTCATCGGCCGCGGGCACGGCCGGCACCATGACCATCGGGCGCGCCCCCGAAAACGACGTCGTCGTCTCCGACGTGCTGGCCTCGCGCCAGCACGCGACCCTGGTGCCCACGCCGCTGGGCACCGAGATCCGGGACACCAGCGTCAACGGCACGTTCGTCAACGGCACCCGGGTCGGGTCGGCGATCTTGTCCGAGGACGACGTCGTCACCATCGGCAACGTCGACCTGGTGTTCCGTGGCGGCGCGCTCACCCAGCGCAGCGAGGCCGCGACGCGTGGCGGCGGCCTCGAGGTGCGCAACGTCAAGTACGTCGTCGACAACGGCAAACAACTCGTCGACGACATCTCGCTGACCGCGCGTCCCGGCACCCTGACCGCCGTCATCGGCGGGTCGGGCGCCGGGAAGAGCACCCTGGCCAGGCTGATCGCCGGCTACACCACCCCCAGCTCGGGCTCAGTGACGTTCGAGGGACACGACATTCACGCCGAGTACGCGTCCCTGCGCAGCAGGATCGGCATGGTGCCCCAAGACGACGTCGTGCACCGCCAGCTGACCGTCAATCAGGCGCTGGGCTACGCCGCCGAGCTGCGGCTGCCGCCCGACACCAGCAAGTCCGACCGCGCCCAGGTCGTCGCCCAGGTGCTCGAGGAACTCGACCTGACCAAGCACGCCGACACCCGCGTCGACAAGCTGTCGGGCGGGCAGCGCAAACGCGCCTCGGTGGCGCTCGAACTGCTGACCGGGCCGTCGCTGCTGATCCTCGACGAGCCCACCTCGGGCCTGGACCCCGCGCTGGACCTGCAGGTCATGACCATGCTGCGCCAGTTGGCCGACGCCGGTCGCGTCGTGCTGGTGGTGACCCACTCGCTGTCCTACCTGGACGTCTGCGACCAGGTGCTGCTGATGGCCCCCGGCGGCAAGACCGCCTACCGCGGTGCGCCCGAACAGATCGGCGACGCAATGGGGACCACCAACTGGGCCAAGATCTTCACCCAGGTCGGTGCCGACCCCGAGGAAGCCAACCGCCGTTTTCTGGAACAGAGCGAGGCCCAGAAGCGGCCCGCAAAGCCGTTGTCGGACAAGGCCGATGAGCCGAGCGGCCTCGGTGAGCCGGTGCACACCAGCGTGCGACACCAGATCTCCACCGTCGCACGACGGCAGTTCCGCCTCGTCGTCGCCGACCGCGCCTACTTCGTCTTTTTGGCGCTGCTGCCCTTCATCTTGGGCTCACTGTCTTTGACCGTCCCGGGCAGCAACGGGTTTCACGCGCCCGCGCCGAACGCGGGAACACCCGACGAGGCCGCGCAGATACTCGCCCTGCTGATGCCGGCCGCGGCATTCATGGGCACCGCCTTGACCATTCGCGACCTGGTCGGCGAACGGGCCATCTTCCAGCGGGAACAGGCGGTCGGCCTGTCGACCACCGCCTACCTGCTGGCCAAGTCCGCGGTGTTCTGCGCGTTCGCCGTCCTGCAGTCGGCGATCGTCACCGCGATCGTGGTGGCCGGCAAGGGCGCACCGGCGCGCGGGGCAAATCTGTTCGGCCACTCCACGATCGGGGCCACCGTCGAACTGTTCGCCACCGTCGCCGCGACGTGCGTCGCCTCGGCCATCCTGGGCCTGGCCATCTCGTCGCTGGTGCGCTCCAGCGAGCAGATCATGCCGCTGTTCGTGGTGACGGTAATGGCGCAGTTGGTGCTGTGCGGGGGCATGGTGCCCGTCACCGGCCGGCTCGGCCTGAACCAGCTGTCGTGGGCGATGCCGGCGCGCTGGGGCTACGCCGCCGCCTCGTCGACGGTGGACCTGCGGCACCTGGTGCCCGATTCGCTGCTGTCCCAGGACCGGTTCTGGCAGCACACGCCGAAGACCTGGCTGCTCGACATGGCCATGCTGGCCGCGCTGTCGCTGTTGTATGCCGGCTTTGTGCGGTGGAAGATCCGGTTGCGCCGGTAGGGTGACATCATTCAGGAGGAACAGCGAGATTCATCCACCGAAACACGAGACGTTCGACCTAGTGGGCCGCACCAACACCGATCCCAAGGGCATCGTGCGGGCCGTGGACGAGTACGCGGTGCATCCCTGGGGTCTCTACGTCGCCCGCCCCACCCCAGGCCGCGCCCAGTTCCACTACCTCGAGTCGTGGCTGCTGCCGTCGCTGGGCCTGCGGGCCACGGTCTTTCACTTCAACCCCGGCCATGAACGCGGCCATGACTACTACCTGGATGTGGGCGAATACACGCCGGGCCCAAAGGTGTGGCGCTCCGAGGATCATTACCTCGACATCGAGGTCCGCACCGGCGTCGGTGCGGAACTGACCGATGTCGACGAGCTGCTCGATGCGGTCCGCCACGGCCTGCTGACGCCCGAGGTCGCGGAGCTGGCGGTCCGGCGCGCCGTGGCCGCCGTGGACGGATTGGCCTGCAGTCGCTATGACCTGTCCCGGTGGCTGGCCGGCGAGGGCATGGAGCTCAGCTGGCGCCGACGCACCGCTCCACCCGGCAGTACGTCATGACGGACTTCGCGCACCTGCCCGGCGCGGTGCGCGAGGAACTGTACGACGAGCCCGTGCCCGACTGGTACTCGCCCACGCTGGCCACCCTCACCGAAGACCGGTTTTCCGATCCGCACTGGATCTTCGAGCGCAAGTTCGACGGCATGCGCTGCCTGGCGTTCCGCGACGGCGATCGGGTGCACCTGTTGTCGCGAAATCGTCAGCCGCTCAACGGAACCTATCCCGAGTTGGTGGATGCGCTTGCCGCCCAACCCGTCACGAGGTTCGTTCTGGACGGCGAGGTGGTGGCCTTCGACGGCCGACGGACCAGCTTCGCCCGGCTGCAGGGACGGCTGGGCCTGACCGACCCCGACGTGGCCCGGGCGTCGCCAGTGCACATCTTCTTCTACGTCTTCGATCTGCTGCATCTCGACGGCAAATCCACCGTGGCGGTGCCGCTCCTCTGGCGAAAACGGCTGCTGCGCAAGGCCATCGACTTCGCCGATCCGCTGCGCTATGCGCCACACCGAGTCGGAGACGGCATCGCGGCCTACCGGCGCGCATGTGAGCGCGGCGACGAGGGCGTGATTGCCAAGCGAGCTGACTCCACCTACCAGAGCGGTCGCTCGAAGAACTGGCTGAAGTTCAAATGCGTACGCGATCAGGAGTTCGTGGTGGGCGGCTATACCAGCCCCAAGGGCAGTCGAGTGGAGTTGGGCGCCCTGATGCTCGGCTACTACGAGGGCGGCGATCTGATCTACGCGGGCAAGGTCGGCACCGGATTCGACGACGCCACGCTGCGCCGCCTGCACGCGCGCCTGGCGCCGATCACCCGGGACTCGCCGCCGTTTGCCCGCGGTTTGGTGCGCGAAGCCGGGGCGCACTGGGTATCCCCGGAGATGGTGGTTCAGATCGGGTTCAGCGAGTGGACGCGCGATGGCAAGTTGCGCCATCCGCGCTACCTCGGTCTGCGCACCGACAAGGAGCCCGGTGACGTGGTGCGGGAGACGCACTGATGCCCCGCGTCGACGTCGAGATCACCCACCCGGACCGAGTGCTGTTTCCCGCCGACGGCATCACGAAACGCGATCTGGCCGCCTACTACGACCAGGTGGCCGACACGATGTTGCCGCACCTGCGGGACCGGGCCCTCAACGTGCAGCGCTATCCCCGCGGCATTGCCGAAACCGGGTTCATCCAGCAAGATTTCGCCGATTCGCTACCGGACTGGATGAGCAGCGTCCGGGTGTCCAAGGAAGGCGGCACCGTAGCGCATCCGGTCGTGCAACGCCGCGAGGCGCTGCGCTGGCTGGCCAATCAAAGCTGCATCACCTTGCACATGTGGCAGTCGCGTCGAGGCCGGCTGGACAACCCCGACCGGCTCGTTGTCGATCTCGACCCGGCCGACAGCGACTTCGCAGTGGTGCGGGCGACCGCTCGCGCCACGGCCGGCGTGCTCGGGGACCTGGGCCTGACGTGCTACGTCCAGACCACCGGCTCGCGGGGGCTGCACGTCGTGGTTCCCTTGCGCGCCGACACCGACTTCGACACCACCCGCCAGTTCGCCCGCGACGTCAGCGAAGTGATCGCCGCCGACGATCCCGCGCATCGCACCGTGGAGGCGCGCAAGAACAAGCGCGACGGGCGGGTATACCTCGACATCATGCGAAACGCCTACGCACAGACGGCGGTCGCGCCGTATTCGGTGCGGGCCCGCAACGGCGCGCCGGTAGCCACACCGCTGGAATGGGACGAATTGGACACCAAGGGGTTGCGGGCCGACCGGTTCACCATCCGAGACCTCCCGAAACGGCTTGCCGGACAACCCGACCCGTGGGCGAACATGTCGAGGCACGCCCGCTCACTGGCCGGCCCACTGCGGCGATTGGCGAAGCTGCGTGCCTGAACTGCCCGACGTGGAAGGGTACCGGCGGCAACTGGCCGCCACCCTGCCGCGGCGGCGAATCCGGGGCGTGCGGGTGCACGATCCCGGGATCCTGCGCAACACCACCGCACCAACGCTCGCGCGCCGGCTGACCGGTCACCGCTTCTCCGGCCCACGCCGGCACGGCAAGTGGCTGGTGCTGCCCACGGACGGCCCGGCGCTGCTGATCCACAGCGGCATGACCGGCCGCCCCTACTACGCCGCCGACGGGGCCACCCACGACCCCTACGAGCGGCTGCTGGTGACGCTGGACGAGGGCGAGCTGCGCTACGCCGACCTCCGCAAGTTACGCGGGGTGTGGCTGGCCGACGATGCCGACGACATCGGGCACATCACCGGCCCGCAGGGCCCCGACGCGTTGGGCCTGGACCTGCGCGAATTCCGAGCGCTGCTGGCCTCGCGGTCCACCCGGTCGCGGCAGCTCAAACCCACGCTGATGGACCAGGCGGTGATCGCCGGCCTCGGCAACCTGCTGGTCGACGAAATCTGCTGGCGGGCCAGAATCCGGCCCACCATGGCGGTCGCGGAACTAGGTGACGACGACGTGAAGGCTCTGCACGCCGCGATGACGCGGGTGCTGCGCACGGCGGTGCGACACGGCCGGGTGCCGGGCTTGCCGCGCTGGCTCACCCGGGCGCGCGACGAGCCCGACCCCCGCTGCCCGCGCTGCGGCACGCCGCTCGAGCGTGCCCGGGTGGGCGGCCGGGCGACGCTGTGGTGCCCGCGCTGTCAGCCCTAGCGCACTCCAGCGCAAACCATCTGGTTCGCACATCACGCTGGTTGTAATGTCACCGGCTATGAGCTGCAAAGGCCGCAGGTTCCTGCCGATCGCCGCGGTGACGGTGCTCGCGGCCGGGGCCCAGCTGTATCCGGCGACCGCAAGCGCGGATCTGCACAACATCACCTACCGCGCCAGGATCGACGGCGTCACGACAGGCAGTCAGGCCACGTTCGTGATCAACGGCGGCCAGACGAACACGGCCGGGCTGAGCTCGATGCCCGGCAACGCATTCGAGGCCGACACGGTGTTGCCCGATCCGCAGCAGGCCGGCATGCGCATCATGCTGCACTTCCCGTACTCGGCGAACGTGCACTGCGAAATCGACGTGGACGACAACGTTTTCGTCCAGGCCGACCAGATGGTCAGGCCGGTGGCCGGGAACGCCGATCCCAACAACGGCGCGCTGCAGTGCGGGGCGCCGCTGCCTGGCTAGGGGCGATCGCAAGCGCGGCGAAACCGGGCGCAGCGGGTCGCCCCCATCGGCCTAGGGCTTCCAGCCCGTCGAGTCGGCCCACTCCCAGGCCCGCCGGTAGGCGTCGAGAAACCACGGCTCTTTCACGGCGACGTAGCCCGCGGTGTCTCCCCCGCCGTCGGTTTCGGCGGTGCGCTTGACGCTCAGGTACTCGGCGCGCGCATCGGGGTCAGCGGTCAACCAGTCGACGAACAGAAGGGCGAACTGCTGATTGGGCCACCCGTCCACCCGGATGTGCACATTGGTGGGCCGGCCGGGATCCGCCGAGGCATGAATCCGCTTGGACCACAACGCCGGATCGTCATCGCGGTCGTAGCGGTCGACGGTGCTGCGCGCCTCGCTCTTGGCGACATCCTCGACGATGCGCTCGATGCGCGGGTACCCCGCGGACAACAACGGTTCGGCGAGTTCGTCGGCGACGGCCAGGGATTCGACGGTGACCTGGACGTCGATGACATCCTTGGCCGGAAAATCCGGCACGGCGGTCGAACCGATGTGGTCGACGCGTAACGCCCGGTGCCCGCAGGTCGTCCTCAGGCGGTTGAGGATTCGCTGCGCCTGGTCCGGCCAGGCGGGGTCGGGCGGCACCAACCGGGCCGGCGCCCGGGCGATCTGACCCGTGCTCAGATTGTGGGCGAACGGCACGATGCGCTGGTCCCACACCTCCTGGGCGCGCTGCACCAAGTCTTGGGGGCTGCCCGAGTTGTCCACCCAGATGTCGGCGACCGCACGGCGCTGGTCGTCGCCGGCCTGTGCGGCGATCCTGGCGCGGGCATCGTCTTCGGCCATGCCGCGCTGGTCGACCAGCCGCCGCAACCGCACCTCGACATCGGCGTACACGATGACCACGAGCGGGAACAGCGGCGCCATCCCGGACTCCACCAGCAGCGGAATGTCCTCGACGACAACGGAATCGGCGGGTACCGACGCGATGATCTCCGCCCGGCGCTTGCCCACGAGCGGGTGCACGATGCCATTCAGCCGCTGGCGCGCCTCGTCGTCACGAAAGGCCTTGGCGGCCAACGCCGGCCGATCCAGCGATCCGTCCGGCAGCAGGATGTCGGCACCGAACGCATCGACAAGGGCCGCCAGCCCTTCGGTGCCCGGCTGGACCACCTCACGCGCGATGACGTCCCCGTCGACGATGACGGCGCCGCACCGCGCGAACGTGGACGACAGCGCCGACTTGCCGGCGCCGATGCCACCGGTCAACCCGACACGCAGCATGGCGTCCTCAGGTCAGGGTCACGCGTTGCCGGCGAGTTTCTCCCGCAGCGCGGCCAATTGGGCATCGCTGGCCAGCGATCCGCCCGCCTTCTCCGGGGGCGCACCGTTGCCCGGCGACTGCTCGCCGGAGGTGTGGCCGGCGGCCTCGGCCGCGGCGAACTTCTCCATCTGCGCGGTGTGCATCTTGTGCCGGCGCTCGGCCTCGGCGTAGCGGGCTTCCCACTCGGTGCGCTGCTTGTCGAAGCCCTCGAGCCATTCGTTGGTCTCGGAGTCGAAGCCCTCGGGGAAGATGTAGTTGCCCTGCTCGTCGTAGCTGTCGGCCATGCCGTACTTCGCCGGGTCGAACTCGTCGGTGTAGTCCTCGTTGGCCTGCTTGAGCGACAGCGAGATCCGGCGACGCTCCAGGTCGATGTCGATGACCTTGACCATCGCGTCGTCGCCGACGGCAACCACCTGGTCGGGAACCTCGACGTGGCGCTCGGCCAGCTCGGAGATGTGCACCAGGCCCTCGATGCCCTCCTCCACGCGCACGAACGCGCCGAACGGAACCAGCTTGGTGACCTTGCCGGGCACGATCTGGCCGATGGCGTGGGTG
The sequence above is drawn from the Mycobacterium marseillense genome and encodes:
- the ligD gene encoding non-homologous end-joining DNA ligase, giving the protein MTDFAHLPGAVREELYDEPVPDWYSPTLATLTEDRFSDPHWIFERKFDGMRCLAFRDGDRVHLLSRNRQPLNGTYPELVDALAAQPVTRFVLDGEVVAFDGRRTSFARLQGRLGLTDPDVARASPVHIFFYVFDLLHLDGKSTVAVPLLWRKRLLRKAIDFADPLRYAPHRVGDGIAAYRRACERGDEGVIAKRADSTYQSGRSKNWLKFKCVRDQEFVVGGYTSPKGSRVELGALMLGYYEGGDLIYAGKVGTGFDDATLRRLHARLAPITRDSPPFARGLVREAGAHWVSPEMVVQIGFSEWTRDGKLRHPRYLGLRTDKEPGDVVRETH
- a CDS encoding Fpg/Nei family DNA glycosylase, which codes for MPELPDVEGYRRQLAATLPRRRIRGVRVHDPGILRNTTAPTLARRLTGHRFSGPRRHGKWLVLPTDGPALLIHSGMTGRPYYAADGATHDPYERLLVTLDEGELRYADLRKLRGVWLADDADDIGHITGPQGPDALGLDLREFRALLASRSTRSRQLKPTLMDQAVIAGLGNLLVDEICWRARIRPTMAVAELGDDDVKALHAAMTRVLRTAVRHGRVPGLPRWLTRARDEPDPRCPRCGTPLERARVGGRATLWCPRCQP
- a CDS encoding DUF402 domain-containing protein, which produces MRAVDEYAVHPWGLYVARPTPGRAQFHYLESWLLPSLGLRATVFHFNPGHERGHDYYLDVGEYTPGPKVWRSEDHYLDIEVRTGVGAELTDVDELLDAVRHGLLTPEVAELAVRRAVAAVDGLACSRYDLSRWLAGEGMELSWRRRTAPPGSTS
- the ligD gene encoding non-homologous end-joining DNA ligase, whose translation is MPRVDVEITHPDRVLFPADGITKRDLAAYYDQVADTMLPHLRDRALNVQRYPRGIAETGFIQQDFADSLPDWMSSVRVSKEGGTVAHPVVQRREALRWLANQSCITLHMWQSRRGRLDNPDRLVVDLDPADSDFAVVRATARATAGVLGDLGLTCYVQTTGSRGLHVVVPLRADTDFDTTRQFARDVSEVIAADDPAHRTVEARKNKRDGRVYLDIMRNAYAQTAVAPYSVRARNGAPVATPLEWDELDTKGLRADRFTIRDLPKRLAGQPDPWANMSRHARSLAGPLRRLAKLRA
- a CDS encoding ATP-binding cassette domain-containing protein, coding for MTRPAPPLLTIRHDGSQRSFAAGHEVVVGRDAQADVRIADPRISRAHLILRFDQGRWLAIDNGSLNGTYLNGYRMPVIDIHDGQSIHVGNPRGPHLTFAIGPRQGQATRPARTRPSHDSGPPTLAWSALGEQTNPTPHRPPPGRGGPHGPRARPGPPPPRVAPPPARGAPAEELTVIDPGSPARFRAAPATEFTVIDAKTADVSNLATRFVRLLSPRASSAAGTAGTMTIGRAPENDVVVSDVLASRQHATLVPTPLGTEIRDTSVNGTFVNGTRVGSAILSEDDVVTIGNVDLVFRGGALTQRSEAATRGGGLEVRNVKYVVDNGKQLVDDISLTARPGTLTAVIGGSGAGKSTLARLIAGYTTPSSGSVTFEGHDIHAEYASLRSRIGMVPQDDVVHRQLTVNQALGYAAELRLPPDTSKSDRAQVVAQVLEELDLTKHADTRVDKLSGGQRKRASVALELLTGPSLLILDEPTSGLDPALDLQVMTMLRQLADAGRVVLVVTHSLSYLDVCDQVLLMAPGGKTAYRGAPEQIGDAMGTTNWAKIFTQVGADPEEANRRFLEQSEAQKRPAKPLSDKADEPSGLGEPVHTSVRHQISTVARRQFRLVVADRAYFVFLALLPFILGSLSLTVPGSNGFHAPAPNAGTPDEAAQILALLMPAAAFMGTALTIRDLVGERAIFQREQAVGLSTTAYLLAKSAVFCAFAVLQSAIVTAIVVAGKGAPARGANLFGHSTIGATVELFATVAATCVASAILGLAISSLVRSSEQIMPLFVVTVMAQLVLCGGMVPVTGRLGLNQLSWAMPARWGYAAASSTVDLRHLVPDSLLSQDRFWQHTPKTWLLDMAMLAALSLLYAGFVRWKIRLRR
- a CDS encoding serine/threonine-protein kinase, which encodes MDEHKRTTRRIGAGRRLLSNPRQARDALRAGFQSLPAMPIGQLFRGIPPVSSAPNAEPQAPQPDSDSSTPRVAVGNGSSFAGYTILRQLGAGGMAEVYLALHPRLPRRDVIKVLAEAVTADPEFRERFNREADLAATLWHPHIVGVHDRGAFNGHLWISMDYVEGTDASRLVKEGHPEGMPVDEVCAIVHAVAGALDYAHDRGLLHRDVKPANILLTHPDDGERRILLADFGVARHLGDVSGITETNVAVGTVAYAAPEQLAGAPIDGRADQYALAATAFHLLTGAPPFQHSNPIAVISQHLHEEPPRLSDFRPELAGLDDVFSTALAKRPEDRFARCRAFATAVSEQSTETRARTAPLTPPRRRGPGTTLAALNHRFSSKSRWAAGLVCAVLVAVAATWSILYSFEPTTPSPNPALASKPSVPAASAAPTAGGPALNGTYRLDYDQAKRTTNGIGVRHGGAATDWWAFRSACTTNGCAATGTQLDETTHQLASTTDGGQADTLRYVGGYWQGAPEQLRVGCTLPNGHVPATQQETVAWSLAPQADGTLRGTETETVLSNECGAQGAVVRVPVVATRSGAAPAGVTLADPTQVISTSTTASAPAPPVLGGVCADVGKVAYDPTNNEQIVCEGSSWAKAPITMGVHAAGGSCDRPGTSVFAMSTSSDGYLLQCDPVTRTWTRPAG
- the coaE gene encoding dephospho-CoA kinase is translated as MLRVGLTGGIGAGKSALSSTFARCGAVIVDGDVIAREVVQPGTEGLAALVDAFGADILLPDGSLDRPALAAKAFRDDEARQRLNGIVHPLVGKRRAEIIASVPADSVVVEDIPLLVESGMAPLFPLVVIVYADVEVRLRRLVDQRGMAEDDARARIAAQAGDDQRRAVADIWVDNSGSPQDLVQRAQEVWDQRIVPFAHNLSTGQIARAPARLVPPDPAWPDQAQRILNRLRTTCGHRALRVDHIGSTAVPDFPAKDVIDVQVTVESLAVADELAEPLLSAGYPRIERIVEDVAKSEARSTVDRYDRDDDPALWSKRIHASADPGRPTNVHIRVDGWPNQQFALLFVDWLTADPDARAEYLSVKRTAETDGGGDTAGYVAVKEPWFLDAYRRAWEWADSTGWKP